The sequence GCGGGGATGATTCGCTCGTTCGACTACGCGGAGGCCACGGTGGCATTGGAGGGCGGTGAGCCCCGCGGCCGCGTGGGCCCCAGCCGCGCGGCCTTCCTGGAGGGCTACCGCAAGGCCACGCGCGGGGCGCCCTACCTGCCGTCGGACGAGGCCACGTTCGAGGTGATGCTGCGCGCGTTCGAACTGGAAAAGCTCCTCTACGAAGTGCGGTATGAGTTGCAGAACCGGCCGGACTGGGTGCGCATCCCCGTCGAGGCCCTCTTGCGCATGGAGGATTCCAAGTGAGGAAGCCAGCCGACAAGGCCCAGGTCGACGCGGAGCTTCAGCGTGTCGTCGAGCTCAGACACCCGGAGCCGCACTCCATCCTGGGCAGCCATCCGGACGGCGACGGCGTGGTGATTCGCGCCTTCCGTCCGGACGCCGTGGCCATCCACGTGCTGCCGGAGAATGGCGGCCGCATCGCGATGACCCACCGACTGGGCGGCGTCTTCGAGGCGCGCGTCAACGGCCTCGACAAGCCCTTCCCGTACCTGCTGGAGGTGGAGTACCCCGGCAAGAAGGTCTTCAAGCTGAGGGACCCGTACAGCTTCCTCCCCACGCTGGGGGAGATGGACCTGTACTACGCGGGCGAGGGCCGGCACGAGCGCCTCTGGGAGCGGATGGGCGCGCACCTGCTGCACCACAACGGCGTGCGGGGCGTGTCCTTCGCGGTGTGGGCGCCCACGGCGGCCGGCGTGTCCGTGGTGGGAGACTTCAACGGGTGGGACGGCCGGCTGCACGCCATGCGGCGCATGGGCGCGTCCGGCATCTGGGAGCTGTTCGTCCCCGAGGTGGGCGAAGGCGCGCGCTACAAGTTCGAGATTCGCCCGGGCCAGGGGGGCCGCGTGCTGAAGGCTGACCCGTTCGCCTTCCAGGCGGAGGTGCCGCCCGCCACCGCGTCGGTGGTGCACGACCTGACGCGCTACCGCTGGGGCGACGCGCAGTGGCTCGACGCACGTGGGCAGAAGCAGGACGTGACGCGCCACCCGTGGAGCGTCTACGAGGTGCACCTGGGGAGCTGGCGCCGCGTGGTGGAGGACGGCGACCGGCCCATGACGTACCGGGAAATGGCGCCAGCGCTGGCCGAGTACGTGAAGCACCTCGGCTTCACGCACGTGGAATTGCTGCCCGTGGCGGAGCACCCCTACGGCGGCTCCTGGGGCTACCAGGTGAGCGGCTACTACGCGCCCACGGCGCGCTTCGGCCATCCGGATGACTTCCGCTTCCTCGTGGACCACCTGCACCAGGAGGGCATCGGCGTCATCGTGGACTGGGTGCCGGGGCACTTCCCCCGGGACGTGCACGCGCTGGGACAGTTCGACGGCACGGCGCTGTACGAGCACGCGGATCCGCGCAAGGGCGCGCAGCCGGACTGGGGCACGCTGGTCTTCAACTTCGGCCGCAATGAGGTGCGCAACTTCCTCATCGCCAACGCGCTGTTCTGGATTGAGGAGTACCACATCGACGGCCTGCGGGTGGACGCGGTGGCGTCGATGCTCTACCTCGACTACAGCCGCAAGCAGGGCGAGTGGATTCCGAACCGCTGGGGTGGCCGGGAGAATGAAGAGGCCATCCAGTTCCTCCGCGAATTGAACGAGACGGTGCGCCGCAAGTACCCGGGCGTGGTGGTGATTGCGGAGGAGTCCACGGCCTGGCCCAAGGTGAGCCACCCGGTGAGCGAGGGCGGCCTGGGCTTCCACTTCAAGTGGAACATGGGGTGGATGCACGACACGCTGTCGTACTTCTCGAAGGACCCCGTCTACCGGCAGTACCACCACAACCAGCTCACGTTTGGTTTGTTGTATGCGTTCAGCGAGAACTTCATGTTGCCGCTGAGCCATGACGAGGTGGTGCACGGCAAGGGCAGCCTGTACGGGCGCATGCCGGGAGACCCGTGGCAGAAGCGGGCCAACCTGAGAGCGCTGTTCGGGTGGATGTGGGCGCACCCGGGGAAGAAGCTGCTCTTCATGGGCGGCGAGTTCGGCCAGCCGGCGGA comes from Pyxidicoccus parkwaysis and encodes:
- the glgB gene encoding 1,4-alpha-glucan branching protein GlgB; the protein is MRKPADKAQVDAELQRVVELRHPEPHSILGSHPDGDGVVIRAFRPDAVAIHVLPENGGRIAMTHRLGGVFEARVNGLDKPFPYLLEVEYPGKKVFKLRDPYSFLPTLGEMDLYYAGEGRHERLWERMGAHLLHHNGVRGVSFAVWAPTAAGVSVVGDFNGWDGRLHAMRRMGASGIWELFVPEVGEGARYKFEIRPGQGGRVLKADPFAFQAEVPPATASVVHDLTRYRWGDAQWLDARGQKQDVTRHPWSVYEVHLGSWRRVVEDGDRPMTYREMAPALAEYVKHLGFTHVELLPVAEHPYGGSWGYQVSGYYAPTARFGHPDDFRFLVDHLHQEGIGVIVDWVPGHFPRDVHALGQFDGTALYEHADPRKGAQPDWGTLVFNFGRNEVRNFLIANALFWIEEYHIDGLRVDAVASMLYLDYSRKQGEWIPNRWGGRENEEAIQFLRELNETVRRKYPGVVVIAEESTAWPKVSHPVSEGGLGFHFKWNMGWMHDTLSYFSKDPVYRQYHHNQLTFGLLYAFSENFMLPLSHDEVVHGKGSLYGRMPGDPWQKRANLRALFGWMWAHPGKKLLFMGGEFGQPAEWNHDKSLDWHLTHDPGHEGIMKLMVQLNRLYKELPALYDADSEPVGFQWLQPDSASVNVLAFVRRSRQPGRHVVCIANLSPTVHENFRVGFPLHGRYVEVLNTDAGEFGGSNQGNMGQIHTEPTGWDGQPASAALTLPPLSVMWFTPG